In Benincasa hispida cultivar B227 unplaced genomic scaffold, ASM972705v1 Contig684, whole genome shotgun sequence, one genomic interval encodes:
- the LOC120069923 gene encoding putative disease resistance protein RGA3, translated as MAEFLWTFAVQEILKKIVKFGAEQIGVAWGLEKEEFQLKKWLLKAETILADINKKKLHHHAVRLWVEDLQDIVYEADDLLDELRYEDLRRTGEQTGKFKKVRDSISPSKNSFLFRLKMANKMKKITAALHKHYCEASPLGLVGEESATEIEVALQQIRETTSILDFEVVGREDEVLEILKLVIDSSNEHDMSMISIVGMGGLGKTTLAKMVFNHDAIKGHFDQTIWVCVSKPFIVMKILEAIFQSLTNSSSGLNSKEALLQRLRKEMQSKKYFLVLDDVWEKENDLWDELNGYLKQIAGKSGNSIMVTTRNVEVATMVKTVSIHHLQTLSDDNCWSLFEKCANASQLPMNSNFKIMKNMLVRKIGGVPLVAKVLGGALKFEGDHYERWMTKVESITRNILKEDEAFVLSILRLSVDSLPLLTLKQCFAYCSNFPQDYNFKKDELIQMWIAQGFIQPQEERENLIMEDIGEEYFNFLLSRSLFQDVDKDENGRIVTFKMHDLIHDIACMVSNHQKKASNPNNWSGKSARTLRALICNNEETPHKIQANINCLRVLVLNSFETNNLSIIMDKLIHLRYLDISKCSVNQLSQESLSSLYNLQTLKFGYIGSDLPKNLRKLVNLRHLEFQKKFDMKQMASHMGNLIHLQTLSEFVVGLGKAYKIEELGPLKNLKGTLIITNLEKVQNKEEAIAAKLVEKKNLRHLILKWFVGLYNRGEYYEDDHVRVLEGLQPHKNLQSLEINGFKGKVFPNNIFVQNLVEVDLYKCERCVMLPMLGQLPNLKKLLIRSMVSVKSIGNEFYGIDSNQLRNSFAFPQLKELHIYGMKKLEQWDESTVVSSNLFGCLKKLHISGCGQLAKLPSGLEGCHSIEYLGIFQCSNLMLNVQNFYNLYHLDINGLKRLPEGLGKLTNLKILRISGQLHNYEFSSFIHLSSQLVELELNDYGSSDNATTTQLPQQLQYLTNLKILRIGGCMQNYEFSSFRHLPTQLVKLELIDDESSDDATTQLPQFQHFTNLNVLVISNFDGIETLPDWLGNLTSLRTLHFFECKNLKELPSREAILHLTKLENLVVFRCPKLLVGEGDQERAKLSHLPGMYVHNIPY; from the coding sequence ATGGCTGAATTTCTATGGACGTTTGCTGTTCaggaaattttgaagaagattgTGAAATTTGGAGCAGAACAAATTGGTGTGGCATGGGGCTTGGAGAAAGAGGAGTTCCAGTTGAAGAAGTGGTTACTCAAAGCTGAAACAATCTTAGCAGACattaacaaaaagaaattacaCCATCATGCTGTGAGGCTATGGGTGGAAGATCTTCAAGATATTGTTTATGAAGCCGATGATCTACTGGATGAACTTCGTTATGAAGATCTTCGACGAACTGGGGAACAAACTGGGAAATTCAAAAAAGTACGTGATTCCATCTCACCATCCAAAAATTCCTTTTTGTTTCGTCTCAAGATGGCCAACAAGATGAAGAAAATTACTGCTGCTTTACACAAACATTATTGTGAGGCAAGTCCTTTAGGACTAGTTGGTGAGGAATCTGCCACTGAAATAGAGGTTGCTCTACAACAGATTCGAGAGACAACCTCAATTCTTGACTTTGAAGTTGTAGGAAGGGAGGATGAAGTTTTAGAGATACTGAAATTGGTGATCGACTCTAGCAATGAACATGATATGTCTATGATATCCATTGTTGGAATGGGTGGTCTTGGGAAAACAACTTTGGCCAAGATGGTCTTCAATCATGATGCCATTAAAGGTCATTTTGATCAAACTATATGGGTTTGTGTTTCTAAACCATTTATTGTCATGAAAATTTTGGAAGCAATCTTTCAAAGCTTAACGAATTCTAGTAGTGGTTTGAACTCTAAGGAGGCCTTGCTTCAGAGGCTCCGAAAGGAGATGCAAAGCAAAAAGTATTTTCTTGTGCTTGACGATGTTTGGGAGAAAGAGAATGATTTGTGGGATGAGTTGAATGGCTATTTGAAACAAATTGCTGGGAAATCTGGAAATAGTATTATGGTGACCACAAGGAATGTGGAAGTGGCAACCATGGTGAAGACAGTTTCCATTCATCATCTACAAACATTATCTGATGATAATTGCTGGTCGTTGTTTGAAAAATGTGCGAATGCAAGTCAGCTGCCAATGAATTCAAACTTTAAGATTATGAAAAATATGCTGGTTAGAAAAATAGGTGGTGTACCACTCGTTGCGAAAGTTTTAGGAGGGGCACTCAAATTTGAAGGAGATCATTACGAGAGGTGGATGACAAAAGTTGAAAGCATTACAAGAAACATTTTAAAGGAGGACGAAGCTTTTGTTTTGTCCATATTAAGATTAAGTGTGGATTCTCTACCACTTCTTACTTTGAAGCAATGTTTTGCTTACTGCTCAAATTTTCCTCAAGATTATAACTTTAAGAAAGATGAACTAATTCAAATGTGGATAGCACAAGGATTTATTCAACCccaagaagaaagagagaactTGATAATGGAGGATATAGGAGaagagtacttcaacttcttATTGTCTCGTTCCTTATTTCAAGATGTCGATAAGGATGAGAATGGGAGAATTGTTACCTTTAAGATGCATGATCTAATACATGATATTGCTTGTATGGTTTCAAATCATCAAAAGAAGGCATCAAATCCTAATAATTGGAGTGGAAAAAGTGCTAGAACGTTGCGTGCATTAATTTGCAATAATGAAGAGACTCCTCATAAGATTCAGGCCAACATAAATTGCTTGCGAGTTTTAGTGTTGAATTCTTTTGAGACTAATAACTTGTCGATTATTATGGACAAGTTAATACATTTGAGATATCTTGATATTTCAAAATGTTCTGTAAACCAGCTTTCTCAAGAATCTCTTTCTTCACTTTATAATTTACAAACGTTAAAGTTTGGATATATTGGAAGTGATCTACCGAAAAATCTGAGAAAATTGGTTAATCTGAGACATTtagaatttcaaaaaaaatttgatatgaaaCAAATGGCTTCACATATGGGCAACTTGATTCATCTTCAAACATTGTCTGAATTTGTAGTTGGACTTGGGAAGGCCTATAAAATAGAAGAGCTTGGACCATTGAAAAACCTCAAAGGTACACTAATTATAACAAATCTGGAGAAAGTGCAAAATAAAGAGGAAGCTATTGCTGCAAAATTGgtggaaaagaaaaatttacGTCATCTAATCCTCAAATGGTTTGTTGGCCTTTATAACAGAGGAGAATATTATGAAGATGATCACGTACGAGTGTTGGAAGGACTTCAACCACACAAAAATCTACAAtcattggaaattaatggcttTAAAGGGAAAGTTTTTcctaataatatttttgttcaaaactTAGTTGAGGTAGATCTGTATAAATGTGAAAGGTGTGTAATGCTTCCAATGCTTGGACAGTTGCCCAACTtgaaaaaacttttgattcGGTCCATGGTTAGTGTGAAAAGTATAGGAAATGAGTTTTATGGAATTGACTCCAACCAGCTGAGAAATTCTTTTGCTTTTCCTCAGTTAAAGGAACTTCATATTTATGGGATGAAGAAGCTAGAGCAATGGGATGAATCAACGGTTGTTTCATCAAATCTCTTTGGATGTCTAAAAAAGCTTCATATTTCTGGATGTGGTCAATTAGCAAAATTGCCAAGTGGGTTAGAAGGTTGCCACTCCATTGAATATTTGGGCATCTTTCAGTGTTCTAATTTGATGCTAAATGTGCAAAATTTTTACAACTTATATCATTTAGACATTAATGGGTTGAAAAGATTGCCAGAGGGATTAGGTAAGCTCACtaacttgaaaattttaagaattagtGGACAATTGCATAATTATGAGTTTAGTTCCTTCATACACTTGTCTTCTCAGCttgttgaacttgagttgaatGACTATGGGTCAAGTGATAATGCAACAACAACCCAACTTCCCCAACAACTTCAGTACCTCACTaacttgaaaattttgagaattggTGGATGCATGCAGAATTATGAGTTCAGTTCCTTTAGACACTTGCCTACTCAGCTTGTTAAACTTGAGTTGATTGATGATGAGTCAAGTGATGATGCAACAACCCAACTTCCTCAATTTCAGCACTTCACTAACTTGAATGTTCtggtaatttcaaattttgatggCATTGAAACTCTGCCAGATTGGTTAGGAAACCTTACATCTTTGAGAACATTGCATTTCTTTGAAtgcaaaaatttgaaagaattaCCTTCAAGAGAGGCCATATTACACCTTACCAAATTAGAGAATTTGGTGGTGTTTAGATGTCCAAAACTACTAGTTGGGGAAGGCGATCAGGAGAGGGCTAAACTTTCTCATCTTCCAGGAATGTATGTTCATAACATTCCGTACTAA